Proteins from a single region of Colias croceus chromosome Z, ilColCroc2.1:
- the LOC123705064 gene encoding uncharacterized protein LOC123705064, translating into MGNQHSTSHAGLKPKKNVHWKSAGRPAVPGKPDVIPIPSAEEPNAITLRWPPSVHDGGAPLRGYQVECNRLGSTEWVRTSPPIVLRPELVLSGLEPPHRYQFRVAALNAVGRSDYSELSDVLTVSSDRIQNEPPLFLQHLDDVIALENDKTEFRVSFSGIPIPTIAWFKDDYEIFSSRRTAISTTESTSVLIFHQTLPSDEGEIKCTATNRLGHAITKSHLTLEAAPKLRYPRQYEDGLLYEVNETVYLKTTIVGKPIPSIEWRHDGQPIVPDSRVEITNTPKFSMLKIHSAKRTDRGEYQVHAKNNIGEDTAAFLVTITAPPDPPQRVTVTRQVDKSVTLDWEPPEDDGGCRIGNYIVEYYRTGWNVWLKATTSRKTNVTLFDLIEGSEYRFRVKAESPYGMSVPSTESAPIRIPGKPVDMEFLAVESKIINEVLTRENGEEPPVSPTPRRKRAYARSTSPLSTSTPKTEGNTQAGASPVPRRRPRDASESNEFMLVLYPNTDKSAEKAEKRKSFQLDLEDALSPPPISLSAPELSSRCVMPFKSLRNAVSSTELLHEQAMARFYKAVAMKEEQNKQKDSKIKDINTTTPDLNNSYAYEPPTKPSKEVNLKKPEIFIKTDSIENRHYKYSSEERQNSEEIDGKWQQMSFDEDYTASTVSTGEEYSDEDAESLIEDVDRQSQYSNDEVTYNPRDKIAHQLPNEQTEDTSEIVEENIEKEYVKPLPIPDPNFVPKPILKRREADNVNQLEKTMTKVENKVLKNNKKEEKMTLLKKITKMPVQKPFGFPKILNKKEPVKNKDKEKKDEAIPKEQPKKTEKVDDKLDDGGRTVIDYYGNIVKEYGSHKRLQTPIYLNTEDLKLEAEKQQKGHDNEENDAIKSKSVNENRLENKTIRDKIKKKRIAQKPTQNVKTLPDKSVKNVLLHSTKTKQQNFVSLQNYEDNENLKNIENAKVVLKKTERATIVIPIDYQKLEQKAKKNVRSAIDYTVDICLLLLAFWLYFFKDERLAIPFLILIIYRQLQETIFLNIPRLISRYCPNWLKKKTS; encoded by the exons ATGGGCAACCAGCACTCCACCTCGCACGCCGGCCTAAAGCCCAAGAAGAACGTGCACTGGAAGTCCGCAG GGCGACCGGCCGTGCCGGGCAAACCAGATGTGATTCCAATACCATCTGCTGAAGAGCCCAATGCTATAACGCTGCGATGGCCGCCATCCGTACATGATGGAGGTGCGCCGTTACGTGGCTATCAGGTGGAATGCAATCGACTGGGATCAACTGAATGGGTCCGTACCTCTCCTCCCATCGTCCTCCGCCCAGAGCTCGTCTTATCCGGACTAGAACCTCCTCATCGATACCAGTTTCGCGTGGCTGCATTAAATGCGGTCGGACGCTCAGACTACAGCGAACTATCGGATGTACTCACTGTTAGTTCTGATCGAATACAGAACGAACCCCCTTTATTCCTTCAGCACCTGGACGATGTCATAGCTCTAGAAAATGACAAAACAGAATTCCGAGTATCATTCTCCGGTATACCCATTCCAACGATAGCGTGGTTTAAAGACGATTATGAGATATTTAGTAGTAGAAGAACCGCGATATCGACCACCGAATCAACAAGCGTACTTATTTTTCATCAAACTCTTCCTAGCGACGAAggtgaaataaaatgtacagcTACAAATCGTTTAGGACATGCAATAACCAAGTCTCATCTAACCTTAGAAGCTGCACCCAAATTGCGATATCCTCGACAATACGAAGATGGACTACTTTACGAAGTCAATGAAACTGTTTACCTTAAAACGACAATTGTTGGTAAACCCATCCCTAGTATAGAATGGAGACACGACGGTCAACCTATTGTCCCCGATAGCCGGGTAGAGATAACAAACACGCCGAAATTTTctatgttaaaaattcattctGCAAAAAGAACAGACAGGGGAGAATATCAAGTTCATGCAAAGAATAATATTGGTGAAGATACGGCTGCTTTCCTTGTTACCATTACTGCTCCACCCGATCCTCCCCAACGAGTAACTGTAACTCGACAAGTTGACAAGTCAGTTACATTGGATTGGGAGCCACCAGAAGATGATGGCGGCTGCCGAATTGGAAACTATATAGTAGAATACTATAGGACAGGCTGGAATGTTTGGTTAAAAGCGACAACCAGTCGAAAAACAAATGTCACATTATTTGATTTGATAGAAGGCAGTGAATATAGATTTCGTGTGAAAGCGGAAAGTCCGTACGGCATGAGCGTTCCTAGTACAGAATCCGCGCCAATTCGAATTCCGGGAAAACCAGTTGATATGGAATTTTTAGCTGTAGAATCCAAAATCATTAACGAAGTGCTAACTCGTGAGAATGGGGAGGAACCTCCAGTGTCACCTACTCCAAGGCGAAAGCGTGCATACGCTCGTTCAACTTCCCCATTAAGCACATCAACCCCCAAGACAGAAGGTAACACACAGGCTGGAGCGTCGCCAGTGCCACGGCGTCGACCACGCGATGCTTCCGAAAGCAATGAATTTATGCTCGTCCTGTATCCTAATACAGATAAATCAGCGGAAAAAGCTG AAAAACGAAAATCTTTCCAACTCGACTTAGAAGATGCATTATCACCTCCACCAATATCTTTATCTGCTCCTGAATTAAGCTCACGCTGCGTAATGCCATTTAAATCTCTTCGTAATGCAGTAAGCTCCACCGAACTTTTACATGAGCAAGCTATGGCCCGGTTCTATAAAGCAGTAGCTATGAAAGaggaacaaaataaacaaaaagacagcaaaataaaagatattaatACAACAACTCCGGATTTAAACAATAGCTATGCATATGAACCACCAACAAAACCAAGCAAAGAAGTTAACCTGAAGAagcctgaaatatttatcaagACAGATTCAATAGAAAATAGGCATTATAAATACAGTTCTGAGGAGCGTCAAAACTCGGAGGAAATAGATGGAAAATGGCAACAAATGTCATTTGATGAAGATTACACGGCTAGTACTGTTTCAACGGGGGAAGAATATTCAGACGAAGATGCTGAAAGTTTAATCGAAGATGTTGACAGACAAAGCCAGTACTCAAATGATGAAGTGACTTATAATCCGAGAGATAAAATAGCCCACCAGCTTCCAAATGAACAGACCGAAGATACATCAGAAATTgtagaagaaaatatagaaaaggaGTACGTTAAACCATTACCAATTCCGGATCCTAATTTTGTACCAAAACCAATACTAAAACGCCGAGAAGCAGATAATGTTAATCAACTCGAAAAGACTATGACTAAGGTCGAAAATAAAgttctgaaaaataataagaaagagGAAAAAATGacgcttttaaaaaaaattactaagaTGCCAGTACAAAAGCCATTTGGTTTcccaaaaatacttaataaaaaggaACCTGTTAAAAACaaagataaagaaaaaaaagatgaAGCTATTCCTAAAGAGCAACCTAAGAAAACAGAAAAAGTGGATGACAAATTAGACGACGGAGGAAGAACAGTTATAGATTATTATGGAAATATTGTCAAAGAATATGGAAGTCACAAACGATTACAGACTCCTATTTATCTTAATACTGAAGATTTAAAGCTTGAAGCAGAAAAACAGCAAAAAGGTCATGATAATGAAGAGAATGATGCAATTAAATCTAAATCGGTCAATGAAAATAGACTTGAAAACAAAACTATAAGAGacaaaattaagaaaaaacgtATCGCTCAAAAACCCACACAAAATGTAAAAACTTTGCCAGATAAATCAGTCAAAAACGTATTATTACATTCTACTAAAactaaacaacaaaattttgTTTCACTGCAAAATTATGAAGACAATGAAAACTTAAAGAACATAGAAAACGCTAAAGtggttttaaaaaaaactgaacgAGCTACCATCGTTATCCCTATAGACTATCAAAAATTAGAGCAAAAGGCAAAGAAAAATGTTAGGTCAGCCATTGATTATACTGTTGacatatgtttattattacttgCATTCTggctttattttttcaaagatGAACGATTGGCAATTCCTTTtctcattttaattatataccgACAGCTTCaagaaactatatttttaaatattcctcGATTAATTAGTCGATATTGTCCAAACTGGCTCAAGAAAAAGACGTCTTGA